From the Brachyhypopomus gauderio isolate BG-103 chromosome 5, BGAUD_0.2, whole genome shotgun sequence genome, one window contains:
- the atp8b4 gene encoding phospholipid-transporting ATPase ID isoform X3, which translates to MAQRWLWMLVLWRGSWNLRSKAPGQEEERHVRANDRGYNERFSYADNHIKTAKYNFYTFLPINLFEQFQRFANAYFLVLLILQLIPEISSLSWFTTIVPLALVLTITAVKDATDDYFRHKSDQQVNSRQSQVLSKGKMQNEKWKNVRVGDIVKLENNQFVAADLLLLSSSEPYGLCYIETAELDGETNLKVRQALTVTAELGADIVKLAEFNGEVVCEPPNNKLDRFTGTLYWKDNKYPLDNERMLLRGCVLRNTEWCFGMVIFAGLQTKLMQNCGRTKFKRTSIDKLMNTLVLWIFGFLICMGIILAIGNTIWEQKVGRHFWAYLQWNDLLSSAVFSGFLTFWSYVIILNTVVPISLYVSVEVLRLGHSYFINWDRKMYYSRRDTPAEARTTTLNEELGQVEFIFSDKTGTLTQNIMIFSKCSINGKTYGDVYDDFGHKVDITEKTPCVDFSFNPLMDRRFRFHDSSLVEAIKLEEPLVQDFFRLLALCHTVMPEERSEGELIYQAQSPDEGALVTAARNFGFVFRARTPETITLYEMGQPTTYQLLAILDFNNVRKRMSVIVRDPLGKLKLYSKGADTILFDRLDPSNEELMDTTSEHLNEFAGEGLRTLALAYKDLDEDMFDEWMKKILFASTVLENREERLGALYEEIEQGLMLLGATAIEDKLQEGVPDTISCLSLANIKIWVLTGDKLETAMNIGYSCNMLRDDMNEVFIISGYTTLEVQQELKNAKERIVGPSREKFSGGQDTEKPDMYASDSVFEETIIAEYALVINGHSLAHALEADLEHILLDVACLCKTVICCRVTPLQKAQVVDLVKRHKRAVTLAIGDGANDVSMIKTAHIGVGISGQEGMQAVLSSDYSFAQFRYLQRLLLVHGRWSYHRMCNFLCYFFYKNFAFTLVHFWFGFLCGFSAQTVYDQWFITLFNIVYTSLPVLAVGLFDQDVNEQYSMRYPSLYKPGQLNLLFNKRKFFACALQGVCTSFVLFFVPYGAFSCAVRDDGTHISDQQSFAVTIATSLVIVVSVQIGLDTNFWTAVNHFFIWGSLAIYFAILFAMNSDGIFRIFPSQFPFVGTARNTLNEKTVWLVILLTTVVCTMPVVAIRFLRTELQPTQTDKVRLLQQASRRQGPQEQNLRQVRRTSSRRSAYAFAHQQGYGELITSGKNMKVHVTSTSTFSASSPRRTHTSSGSMENVLGPEGDAHSVVAAAETPKPGVTGHTRLGGGNVPSLDAPNTD; encoded by the exons ATGGCACAGAGATGGCTGTGGATGTTAGTTCTATGGAGAGGAAGCTGGAACCTGCGCTCCAAAGCGCCCGGACAAG AGGAGGAACGCCATGTTAGAGCCAATGACCGTGGTTACAATGAGAGATTCAGTTATGCT GATAATCACATCAAGACAGCAAAGTATAACTTCTACACCTTTCTACCCATTAACTTGTTTGAGCAGTTTCAACGGTTTGCCAATGCTTACTTCTTAGTGCTTCTGATTCTACAG TTGATCCCTGAGATCTCCTCCCTGTCCTGGTTCACCACCATTGTGCCTTTGGCTTTGGTATTGACTATCACCGCTGTGAAGGATGCTACTGATGATTAT TTTCGACATAAAAGTGACCAACAAGTTAACTCTCGCCAGTCTCAGGTACTCAGCAAGGGAAA GATGCAAAATGAGAAATGGAAGAATGTTAGAGTTGGTGATATCGTAAAACTCGAGAACAACCAGTTTGTTGCT GCCGACCTGCTCCTGCTGTCCAGCAGTGAGCCTTATGGGCTGTGTTATATCGAAACAGCAGAGTTAGATGG GGAGACGAATCTTAAAGTGCGCCAGGCCTTGACTGTAACCGCAGAACTTGGAGCAGATATTGTCAAGCTTGCAGAGTTCAATG GAGAGGTTGTATGTGAGCCCCCCAACAATAAACTGGACAGATTCACTGGGACCCTGTACTGGAAGGATAACAAGTATCCTCTGGACAATGAGAGGATGCTGCTGAGAGGTTGTGTTCTCAGGAACACTGAGTGGTGTTTTGGCATGGTCATCTTTGCTG GGCTCCAAACTAAACTGATGCAGAACTGTGGGAGGACAAAATTCAAAAGAACCAGCATTGACAAACTGATGAACACTTTAGTGCTGTGG ATTTTTGGATTTCTCATCTGCATGGGGATCATCTTGGCTATTGGGAACACTATCTGGGAGCAGAAGGTGGGGAGACATTTCTGGGCGTACCTGCAGTGGAACGATCTCCTCAGCAGTGCTGTCTTCTCCGGGTTCCTCACGTTCTGGTCTTACGTCATCATCCTTAACACGGTCGTTCCAATCTCTCTTTATGTCAG CGTGGAGGTGCTTCGTCTAGGCCATAGTTACTTCATAAACTGGGACCGGAAAATGTACTACAGTCGTAGAGACACACCAGCTGAGGCTCGAACCACCACGCTGAATGAGGAACTGGGTCAGGTTGAGTTCATCTTCTCAGACAAAACGGGGACTCTTACCCAGAACATTATGATCTTCAGTAAATGCTCCATCAATGGGAAGACCTATG gtgatgtttaTGATGATTTTGGACACAAAGTGGACATTACAGAG AAAACACCATGTGTGGACTTCTCCTTCAACCCACTGATGGACCGCAGGTTTCGTTTCCATGACAGCAGCCTGGTTGAGGCGATAAAGTTGGAGGAGCCTTTGGTGCAGGACTTCTTCAGATTACTCGCTCTGTGTCACACCGTCATGCCTGAGGAGCGGAGTGAAG GAGAGTTGATCTACCAGGCTCAGTCTCCAGATGAAGGAGCTCTGGTAACTGCAGCTCGCAATTTTGGCTTTGTATTTCGTGCCAGAACCCCAGAGACCATTACTCTGTATGAGATGGGCCAGCCCACCACCTACCAGCTCCTGGCCATATTGGACTTTAACAATGTCCGGAAGCGAATGAGTGTCATTG TGAGGGATCCATTGGGAAAACTGAAGCTGTACTCTAAAGGTGCAGACACAATACTCTTCGACAGACTCGACCCGTCCAACGAAGAGCTCATGGACACTACCTCAGAGCACCTTAAT GAGTTTGCGGGTGAGGGTTTGAGGACGTTGGCCCTGGCGTATAAAGATCTGGATGAAGACATGTTTGATGAGTGGATGAAGAAGATCTTGTTTGCCAGCACAGTGCtggagaacagagaggagagactaGGGGCTCTGTACGAGGAGATTGAGCAGGGCCTGATG CTTCTTGGTGCCACTGCAATAGAGGACAAGCTGCAGGAAGGTGTTCCAGACACTATTAGCTGCTTGAGCCTGGCCAATATCAAAATCTGGGTCCTCACTGGAGACAAACTAG AGACAGCAATGAACATTGGCTACTCCTGTAACATGCTGAGAGACGACATGAACGAGGTGTTCATAATCTCAGGTTACACCACACTCGAGGTTCAGCAGGAGCTCAA AAATGCCAAAGAGAGAATCGTTGGTCCCAGCAGAGAGAAGTTCAGCGGCGGGCAAGATACAGAGAAGCCAGATATGTATGCCAGTGACTCAGTATTTGAGGAAACCATAATTGCAGAATATGCTTTGGTCATTAATGGTCACAGTTTG GCCCATGCCCTGGAAGCAGACCTGGAGCACATCCTTCTGGACGTGGCATGCCTCTGTAAGACTGTGATCTGCTGTAGGGTCACTCCTCTGCAGAAAGCGCAGGTGGTAGATCTGGTCAAGAGACACAAGAGAGCCGTCACACTGGCCATCGGGGATGGAGCCAATGACGTCAGTATGATCAAGA CGGCCCACATCGGTGTTGGTATCAGTGGGCAAGAAGGAATGCAGGCTGTATTGTCATCCGACTACTCCTTTGCACAATTCCGCTACCTACAGCGCCTCCTGCTGGTCCATGGCAGGTGGTCCTACCATCGCATGTGCAATTTCCTCTGCTATTTCTTTTACAAGAACTTTGCCTTCACACTTGTGCATTTCTGGTTCGGGTTTCTGTGTGGTTTCTCTGCTCAG ACGGTGTATGACCAGTGGTTCATCACCTTGTTCAACATAGTCTACACATCTTTGCCCGTTCTTGCGGTGGGCCTGTTTGACCAG GATGTGAATGAGCAGTATAGCATGCGCTATCCCAGCCTGTACAAGCCGGGCCAGCTGAATCTCCTGTTCAACAAGCGCAAGTTCTTCGCCTGCGCGCTACAGGGAGTCTGCACCTCCTTCGTCCTGTTCTTCGTCCCGTACGGAGCCTTCTCGTGCGCTGTGCGGGATGACGGCACTCACATATCTGACCAGCAATCCTTTGCTGTCACGATAGCAACCTCTCTGGTCATTGTAGTTAGCGTCCag ATTGGTCTGGATACAAATTTTTGGACTGCTGTGAACCACTTCTTTATATGGGGCAGTCTGGCCATCTACTTTGCTATATTGTTTGCAATGAACAGTGATGGCATCTTTAGGATTTTTCCAAGCCAGTTCCCTTTTGTTG GCACTGCTAGGAACACTCTGAATGAGAAGACTGTGTGGTTGGTTattctcctcaccactgtggtGTGTACAATGCCAGTAGTGGCCATTCGCTTCCTCAGGACAGAACTTCAACCTACACAGACTGACAAA GTGCGCTTGCTTCAGCAGGCCAGCAGGAGGCAGGGTCCGCAGGAGCAGAACCTGAGACAGGTACGGAGGACCAGCTCCCGCCGCTCGGCCTACGCCTTCGCCCACCAGCAGGGGTACGGCGAGCTCATCACCTCTGGCAAGAACATGAAGGTCCACGTGAcgtccacctccaccttctctGCCTCGTCTCCCAGGAGAACCCACACCAGTAGCGGTTCGATGGAGAACGTGCTGGGGCCGGAAGGAGACGCCCACAGCGTGGTAGCTGCAGCTGAGACACCGAAACCCGGGGTCACAGGTCATACCAGGCTGGGTGGCGGGAATGTGCCCAGCCTAGACGCTCCGAACACAGACTAA
- the atp8b4 gene encoding putative phospholipid-transporting ATPase IM isoform X2 — MVIRKKNVSIEEERHVRANDRGYNERFSYADNHIKTAKYNFYTFLPINLFEQFQRFANAYFLVLLILQLIPEISSLSWFTTIVPLALVLTITAVKDATDDYFRHKSDQQVNSRQSQVLSKGKMQNEKWKNVRVGDIVKLENNQFVAADLLLLSSSEPYGLCYIETAELDGETNLKVRQALTVTAELGADIVKLAEFNGEVVCEPPNNKLDRFTGTLYWKDNKYPLDNERMLLRGCVLRNTEWCFGMVIFAGLQTKLMQNCGRTKFKRTSIDKLMNTLVLWIFGFLICMGIILAIGNTIWEQKVGRHFWAYLQWNDLLSSAVFSGFLTFWSYVIILNTVVPISLYVSVEVLRLGHSYFINWDRKMYYSRRDTPAEARTTTLNEELGQVEFIFSDKTGTLTQNIMIFSKCSINGKTYGDVYDDFGHKVDITEKTPCVDFSFNPLMDRRFRFHDSSLVEAIKLEEPLVQDFFRLLALCHTVMPEERSEGELIYQAQSPDEGALVTAARNFGFVFRARTPETITLYEMGQPTTYQLLAILDFNNVRKRMSVIVRDPLGKLKLYSKGADTILFDRLDPSNEELMDTTSEHLNEFAGEGLRTLALAYKDLDEDMFDEWMKKILFASTVLENREERLGALYEEIEQGLMLLGATAIEDKLQEGVPDTISCLSLANIKIWVLTGDKLETAMNIGYSCNMLRDDMNEVFIISGYTTLEVQQELKNAKERIVGPSREKFSGGQDTEKPDMYASDSVFEETIIAEYALVINGHSLAHALEADLEHILLDVACLCKTVICCRVTPLQKAQVVDLVKRHKRAVTLAIGDGANDVSMIKTAHIGVGISGQEGMQAVLSSDYSFAQFRYLQRLLLVHGRWSYHRMCNFLCYFFYKNFAFTLVHFWFGFLCGFSAQTVYDQWFITLFNIVYTSLPVLAVGLFDQDVNEQYSMRYPSLYKPGQLNLLFNKRKFFACALQGVCTSFVLFFVPYGAFSCAVRDDGTHISDQQSFAVTIATSLVIVVSVQIGLDTNFWTAVNHFFIWGSLAIYFAILFAMNSDGIFRIFPSQFPFVGTARNTLNEKTVWLVILLTTVVCTMPVVAIRFLRTELQPTQTDKVRLLQQASRRQGPQEQNLRQVRRTSSRRSAYAFAHQQGYGELITSGKNMKVHVTSTSTFSASSPRRTHTSSGSMENVLGPEGDAHSVVAAAETPKPGVTGHTRLGGGNVPSLDAPNTD; from the exons ATGGTGATTCGAAAGAAGAACGTCTCTATAG AGGAGGAACGCCATGTTAGAGCCAATGACCGTGGTTACAATGAGAGATTCAGTTATGCT GATAATCACATCAAGACAGCAAAGTATAACTTCTACACCTTTCTACCCATTAACTTGTTTGAGCAGTTTCAACGGTTTGCCAATGCTTACTTCTTAGTGCTTCTGATTCTACAG TTGATCCCTGAGATCTCCTCCCTGTCCTGGTTCACCACCATTGTGCCTTTGGCTTTGGTATTGACTATCACCGCTGTGAAGGATGCTACTGATGATTAT TTTCGACATAAAAGTGACCAACAAGTTAACTCTCGCCAGTCTCAGGTACTCAGCAAGGGAAA GATGCAAAATGAGAAATGGAAGAATGTTAGAGTTGGTGATATCGTAAAACTCGAGAACAACCAGTTTGTTGCT GCCGACCTGCTCCTGCTGTCCAGCAGTGAGCCTTATGGGCTGTGTTATATCGAAACAGCAGAGTTAGATGG GGAGACGAATCTTAAAGTGCGCCAGGCCTTGACTGTAACCGCAGAACTTGGAGCAGATATTGTCAAGCTTGCAGAGTTCAATG GAGAGGTTGTATGTGAGCCCCCCAACAATAAACTGGACAGATTCACTGGGACCCTGTACTGGAAGGATAACAAGTATCCTCTGGACAATGAGAGGATGCTGCTGAGAGGTTGTGTTCTCAGGAACACTGAGTGGTGTTTTGGCATGGTCATCTTTGCTG GGCTCCAAACTAAACTGATGCAGAACTGTGGGAGGACAAAATTCAAAAGAACCAGCATTGACAAACTGATGAACACTTTAGTGCTGTGG ATTTTTGGATTTCTCATCTGCATGGGGATCATCTTGGCTATTGGGAACACTATCTGGGAGCAGAAGGTGGGGAGACATTTCTGGGCGTACCTGCAGTGGAACGATCTCCTCAGCAGTGCTGTCTTCTCCGGGTTCCTCACGTTCTGGTCTTACGTCATCATCCTTAACACGGTCGTTCCAATCTCTCTTTATGTCAG CGTGGAGGTGCTTCGTCTAGGCCATAGTTACTTCATAAACTGGGACCGGAAAATGTACTACAGTCGTAGAGACACACCAGCTGAGGCTCGAACCACCACGCTGAATGAGGAACTGGGTCAGGTTGAGTTCATCTTCTCAGACAAAACGGGGACTCTTACCCAGAACATTATGATCTTCAGTAAATGCTCCATCAATGGGAAGACCTATG gtgatgtttaTGATGATTTTGGACACAAAGTGGACATTACAGAG AAAACACCATGTGTGGACTTCTCCTTCAACCCACTGATGGACCGCAGGTTTCGTTTCCATGACAGCAGCCTGGTTGAGGCGATAAAGTTGGAGGAGCCTTTGGTGCAGGACTTCTTCAGATTACTCGCTCTGTGTCACACCGTCATGCCTGAGGAGCGGAGTGAAG GAGAGTTGATCTACCAGGCTCAGTCTCCAGATGAAGGAGCTCTGGTAACTGCAGCTCGCAATTTTGGCTTTGTATTTCGTGCCAGAACCCCAGAGACCATTACTCTGTATGAGATGGGCCAGCCCACCACCTACCAGCTCCTGGCCATATTGGACTTTAACAATGTCCGGAAGCGAATGAGTGTCATTG TGAGGGATCCATTGGGAAAACTGAAGCTGTACTCTAAAGGTGCAGACACAATACTCTTCGACAGACTCGACCCGTCCAACGAAGAGCTCATGGACACTACCTCAGAGCACCTTAAT GAGTTTGCGGGTGAGGGTTTGAGGACGTTGGCCCTGGCGTATAAAGATCTGGATGAAGACATGTTTGATGAGTGGATGAAGAAGATCTTGTTTGCCAGCACAGTGCtggagaacagagaggagagactaGGGGCTCTGTACGAGGAGATTGAGCAGGGCCTGATG CTTCTTGGTGCCACTGCAATAGAGGACAAGCTGCAGGAAGGTGTTCCAGACACTATTAGCTGCTTGAGCCTGGCCAATATCAAAATCTGGGTCCTCACTGGAGACAAACTAG AGACAGCAATGAACATTGGCTACTCCTGTAACATGCTGAGAGACGACATGAACGAGGTGTTCATAATCTCAGGTTACACCACACTCGAGGTTCAGCAGGAGCTCAA AAATGCCAAAGAGAGAATCGTTGGTCCCAGCAGAGAGAAGTTCAGCGGCGGGCAAGATACAGAGAAGCCAGATATGTATGCCAGTGACTCAGTATTTGAGGAAACCATAATTGCAGAATATGCTTTGGTCATTAATGGTCACAGTTTG GCCCATGCCCTGGAAGCAGACCTGGAGCACATCCTTCTGGACGTGGCATGCCTCTGTAAGACTGTGATCTGCTGTAGGGTCACTCCTCTGCAGAAAGCGCAGGTGGTAGATCTGGTCAAGAGACACAAGAGAGCCGTCACACTGGCCATCGGGGATGGAGCCAATGACGTCAGTATGATCAAGA CGGCCCACATCGGTGTTGGTATCAGTGGGCAAGAAGGAATGCAGGCTGTATTGTCATCCGACTACTCCTTTGCACAATTCCGCTACCTACAGCGCCTCCTGCTGGTCCATGGCAGGTGGTCCTACCATCGCATGTGCAATTTCCTCTGCTATTTCTTTTACAAGAACTTTGCCTTCACACTTGTGCATTTCTGGTTCGGGTTTCTGTGTGGTTTCTCTGCTCAG ACGGTGTATGACCAGTGGTTCATCACCTTGTTCAACATAGTCTACACATCTTTGCCCGTTCTTGCGGTGGGCCTGTTTGACCAG GATGTGAATGAGCAGTATAGCATGCGCTATCCCAGCCTGTACAAGCCGGGCCAGCTGAATCTCCTGTTCAACAAGCGCAAGTTCTTCGCCTGCGCGCTACAGGGAGTCTGCACCTCCTTCGTCCTGTTCTTCGTCCCGTACGGAGCCTTCTCGTGCGCTGTGCGGGATGACGGCACTCACATATCTGACCAGCAATCCTTTGCTGTCACGATAGCAACCTCTCTGGTCATTGTAGTTAGCGTCCag ATTGGTCTGGATACAAATTTTTGGACTGCTGTGAACCACTTCTTTATATGGGGCAGTCTGGCCATCTACTTTGCTATATTGTTTGCAATGAACAGTGATGGCATCTTTAGGATTTTTCCAAGCCAGTTCCCTTTTGTTG GCACTGCTAGGAACACTCTGAATGAGAAGACTGTGTGGTTGGTTattctcctcaccactgtggtGTGTACAATGCCAGTAGTGGCCATTCGCTTCCTCAGGACAGAACTTCAACCTACACAGACTGACAAA GTGCGCTTGCTTCAGCAGGCCAGCAGGAGGCAGGGTCCGCAGGAGCAGAACCTGAGACAGGTACGGAGGACCAGCTCCCGCCGCTCGGCCTACGCCTTCGCCCACCAGCAGGGGTACGGCGAGCTCATCACCTCTGGCAAGAACATGAAGGTCCACGTGAcgtccacctccaccttctctGCCTCGTCTCCCAGGAGAACCCACACCAGTAGCGGTTCGATGGAGAACGTGCTGGGGCCGGAAGGAGACGCCCACAGCGTGGTAGCTGCAGCTGAGACACCGAAACCCGGGGTCACAGGTCATACCAGGCTGGGTGGCGGGAATGTGCCCAGCCTAGACGCTCCGAACACAGACTAA
- the atp8b4 gene encoding phospholipid-transporting ATPase ID isoform X1 → MRKTVYCRVFGYNADLTTQTNPAVTKSNVCETIGKCQSWSDVMVIRKKNVSIEEERHVRANDRGYNERFSYADNHIKTAKYNFYTFLPINLFEQFQRFANAYFLVLLILQLIPEISSLSWFTTIVPLALVLTITAVKDATDDYFRHKSDQQVNSRQSQVLSKGKMQNEKWKNVRVGDIVKLENNQFVAADLLLLSSSEPYGLCYIETAELDGETNLKVRQALTVTAELGADIVKLAEFNGEVVCEPPNNKLDRFTGTLYWKDNKYPLDNERMLLRGCVLRNTEWCFGMVIFAGLQTKLMQNCGRTKFKRTSIDKLMNTLVLWIFGFLICMGIILAIGNTIWEQKVGRHFWAYLQWNDLLSSAVFSGFLTFWSYVIILNTVVPISLYVSVEVLRLGHSYFINWDRKMYYSRRDTPAEARTTTLNEELGQVEFIFSDKTGTLTQNIMIFSKCSINGKTYGDVYDDFGHKVDITEKTPCVDFSFNPLMDRRFRFHDSSLVEAIKLEEPLVQDFFRLLALCHTVMPEERSEGELIYQAQSPDEGALVTAARNFGFVFRARTPETITLYEMGQPTTYQLLAILDFNNVRKRMSVIVRDPLGKLKLYSKGADTILFDRLDPSNEELMDTTSEHLNEFAGEGLRTLALAYKDLDEDMFDEWMKKILFASTVLENREERLGALYEEIEQGLMLLGATAIEDKLQEGVPDTISCLSLANIKIWVLTGDKLETAMNIGYSCNMLRDDMNEVFIISGYTTLEVQQELKNAKERIVGPSREKFSGGQDTEKPDMYASDSVFEETIIAEYALVINGHSLAHALEADLEHILLDVACLCKTVICCRVTPLQKAQVVDLVKRHKRAVTLAIGDGANDVSMIKTAHIGVGISGQEGMQAVLSSDYSFAQFRYLQRLLLVHGRWSYHRMCNFLCYFFYKNFAFTLVHFWFGFLCGFSAQTVYDQWFITLFNIVYTSLPVLAVGLFDQDVNEQYSMRYPSLYKPGQLNLLFNKRKFFACALQGVCTSFVLFFVPYGAFSCAVRDDGTHISDQQSFAVTIATSLVIVVSVQIGLDTNFWTAVNHFFIWGSLAIYFAILFAMNSDGIFRIFPSQFPFVGTARNTLNEKTVWLVILLTTVVCTMPVVAIRFLRTELQPTQTDKVRLLQQASRRQGPQEQNLRQVRRTSSRRSAYAFAHQQGYGELITSGKNMKVHVTSTSTFSASSPRRTHTSSGSMENVLGPEGDAHSVVAAAETPKPGVTGHTRLGGGNVPSLDAPNTD, encoded by the exons ATGCGCAAGACGGTTTATTGTCGAGTGTTTG GTTATAATGCAGATTTAACCACGCAGACAAATCCAGCGGTTACAAAGAGCAATGTGTG TGAAACCATTGGGAAATGTCAGAGTTGGTCTGATGTTATGGTGATTCGAAAGAAGAACGTCTCTATAG AGGAGGAACGCCATGTTAGAGCCAATGACCGTGGTTACAATGAGAGATTCAGTTATGCT GATAATCACATCAAGACAGCAAAGTATAACTTCTACACCTTTCTACCCATTAACTTGTTTGAGCAGTTTCAACGGTTTGCCAATGCTTACTTCTTAGTGCTTCTGATTCTACAG TTGATCCCTGAGATCTCCTCCCTGTCCTGGTTCACCACCATTGTGCCTTTGGCTTTGGTATTGACTATCACCGCTGTGAAGGATGCTACTGATGATTAT TTTCGACATAAAAGTGACCAACAAGTTAACTCTCGCCAGTCTCAGGTACTCAGCAAGGGAAA GATGCAAAATGAGAAATGGAAGAATGTTAGAGTTGGTGATATCGTAAAACTCGAGAACAACCAGTTTGTTGCT GCCGACCTGCTCCTGCTGTCCAGCAGTGAGCCTTATGGGCTGTGTTATATCGAAACAGCAGAGTTAGATGG GGAGACGAATCTTAAAGTGCGCCAGGCCTTGACTGTAACCGCAGAACTTGGAGCAGATATTGTCAAGCTTGCAGAGTTCAATG GAGAGGTTGTATGTGAGCCCCCCAACAATAAACTGGACAGATTCACTGGGACCCTGTACTGGAAGGATAACAAGTATCCTCTGGACAATGAGAGGATGCTGCTGAGAGGTTGTGTTCTCAGGAACACTGAGTGGTGTTTTGGCATGGTCATCTTTGCTG GGCTCCAAACTAAACTGATGCAGAACTGTGGGAGGACAAAATTCAAAAGAACCAGCATTGACAAACTGATGAACACTTTAGTGCTGTGG ATTTTTGGATTTCTCATCTGCATGGGGATCATCTTGGCTATTGGGAACACTATCTGGGAGCAGAAGGTGGGGAGACATTTCTGGGCGTACCTGCAGTGGAACGATCTCCTCAGCAGTGCTGTCTTCTCCGGGTTCCTCACGTTCTGGTCTTACGTCATCATCCTTAACACGGTCGTTCCAATCTCTCTTTATGTCAG CGTGGAGGTGCTTCGTCTAGGCCATAGTTACTTCATAAACTGGGACCGGAAAATGTACTACAGTCGTAGAGACACACCAGCTGAGGCTCGAACCACCACGCTGAATGAGGAACTGGGTCAGGTTGAGTTCATCTTCTCAGACAAAACGGGGACTCTTACCCAGAACATTATGATCTTCAGTAAATGCTCCATCAATGGGAAGACCTATG gtgatgtttaTGATGATTTTGGACACAAAGTGGACATTACAGAG AAAACACCATGTGTGGACTTCTCCTTCAACCCACTGATGGACCGCAGGTTTCGTTTCCATGACAGCAGCCTGGTTGAGGCGATAAAGTTGGAGGAGCCTTTGGTGCAGGACTTCTTCAGATTACTCGCTCTGTGTCACACCGTCATGCCTGAGGAGCGGAGTGAAG GAGAGTTGATCTACCAGGCTCAGTCTCCAGATGAAGGAGCTCTGGTAACTGCAGCTCGCAATTTTGGCTTTGTATTTCGTGCCAGAACCCCAGAGACCATTACTCTGTATGAGATGGGCCAGCCCACCACCTACCAGCTCCTGGCCATATTGGACTTTAACAATGTCCGGAAGCGAATGAGTGTCATTG TGAGGGATCCATTGGGAAAACTGAAGCTGTACTCTAAAGGTGCAGACACAATACTCTTCGACAGACTCGACCCGTCCAACGAAGAGCTCATGGACACTACCTCAGAGCACCTTAAT GAGTTTGCGGGTGAGGGTTTGAGGACGTTGGCCCTGGCGTATAAAGATCTGGATGAAGACATGTTTGATGAGTGGATGAAGAAGATCTTGTTTGCCAGCACAGTGCtggagaacagagaggagagactaGGGGCTCTGTACGAGGAGATTGAGCAGGGCCTGATG CTTCTTGGTGCCACTGCAATAGAGGACAAGCTGCAGGAAGGTGTTCCAGACACTATTAGCTGCTTGAGCCTGGCCAATATCAAAATCTGGGTCCTCACTGGAGACAAACTAG AGACAGCAATGAACATTGGCTACTCCTGTAACATGCTGAGAGACGACATGAACGAGGTGTTCATAATCTCAGGTTACACCACACTCGAGGTTCAGCAGGAGCTCAA AAATGCCAAAGAGAGAATCGTTGGTCCCAGCAGAGAGAAGTTCAGCGGCGGGCAAGATACAGAGAAGCCAGATATGTATGCCAGTGACTCAGTATTTGAGGAAACCATAATTGCAGAATATGCTTTGGTCATTAATGGTCACAGTTTG GCCCATGCCCTGGAAGCAGACCTGGAGCACATCCTTCTGGACGTGGCATGCCTCTGTAAGACTGTGATCTGCTGTAGGGTCACTCCTCTGCAGAAAGCGCAGGTGGTAGATCTGGTCAAGAGACACAAGAGAGCCGTCACACTGGCCATCGGGGATGGAGCCAATGACGTCAGTATGATCAAGA CGGCCCACATCGGTGTTGGTATCAGTGGGCAAGAAGGAATGCAGGCTGTATTGTCATCCGACTACTCCTTTGCACAATTCCGCTACCTACAGCGCCTCCTGCTGGTCCATGGCAGGTGGTCCTACCATCGCATGTGCAATTTCCTCTGCTATTTCTTTTACAAGAACTTTGCCTTCACACTTGTGCATTTCTGGTTCGGGTTTCTGTGTGGTTTCTCTGCTCAG ACGGTGTATGACCAGTGGTTCATCACCTTGTTCAACATAGTCTACACATCTTTGCCCGTTCTTGCGGTGGGCCTGTTTGACCAG GATGTGAATGAGCAGTATAGCATGCGCTATCCCAGCCTGTACAAGCCGGGCCAGCTGAATCTCCTGTTCAACAAGCGCAAGTTCTTCGCCTGCGCGCTACAGGGAGTCTGCACCTCCTTCGTCCTGTTCTTCGTCCCGTACGGAGCCTTCTCGTGCGCTGTGCGGGATGACGGCACTCACATATCTGACCAGCAATCCTTTGCTGTCACGATAGCAACCTCTCTGGTCATTGTAGTTAGCGTCCag ATTGGTCTGGATACAAATTTTTGGACTGCTGTGAACCACTTCTTTATATGGGGCAGTCTGGCCATCTACTTTGCTATATTGTTTGCAATGAACAGTGATGGCATCTTTAGGATTTTTCCAAGCCAGTTCCCTTTTGTTG GCACTGCTAGGAACACTCTGAATGAGAAGACTGTGTGGTTGGTTattctcctcaccactgtggtGTGTACAATGCCAGTAGTGGCCATTCGCTTCCTCAGGACAGAACTTCAACCTACACAGACTGACAAA GTGCGCTTGCTTCAGCAGGCCAGCAGGAGGCAGGGTCCGCAGGAGCAGAACCTGAGACAGGTACGGAGGACCAGCTCCCGCCGCTCGGCCTACGCCTTCGCCCACCAGCAGGGGTACGGCGAGCTCATCACCTCTGGCAAGAACATGAAGGTCCACGTGAcgtccacctccaccttctctGCCTCGTCTCCCAGGAGAACCCACACCAGTAGCGGTTCGATGGAGAACGTGCTGGGGCCGGAAGGAGACGCCCACAGCGTGGTAGCTGCAGCTGAGACACCGAAACCCGGGGTCACAGGTCATACCAGGCTGGGTGGCGGGAATGTGCCCAGCCTAGACGCTCCGAACACAGACTAA